From Mytilus galloprovincialis chromosome 9, xbMytGall1.hap1.1, whole genome shotgun sequence, the proteins below share one genomic window:
- the LOC143045362 gene encoding nucleoside diphosphate kinase homolog 5-like — protein sequence MTGENETVTMDPPHVYVERTLAIIKPDAVQKAEEIEDIILRSGFSILQKRRVHLTPEQASDFYAEHFGKFAFTSLVAYMSSGPMIALVLARDQAISYWKELIGPTNSVKAKQTHPDCLRAIYGADDQKNALHGSDTFSAAEREIRFFFADSVIEPVQTGQAAKDYLSKSVNPTLLKGLTELCKQKPIDPVIWLADWLLENNPNKPKVRQLVEEL from the exons ATGACAGGAGAGAACGAAACAGTTACAATGGATCCACCACATGTTTATGTGGAACGGACATTAGCAATTATCAAACCAGATGCAGTTCAAAAAGCAgaagaaattgaagatattattTTGAGATCTGGATTTTCGATTTTACAG AAGAGAAGGGTCCATTTAACACCTGAACAAGCTAGTGATTTTTATGCTGAACATTTTGGAAAATTTGCATTTACAAGTCTGGTAGCTTACATGAGTAGTGGTCCAATGATAGCTTTAGTTCTAGCACGTGATCAGGCTATATCATATTGGAAAGAATTGATAGGACCGACAAATTCTGTAAAGGCAAAACAGACACACCCTGACTG TTTGAGAGCTATTTATGGAGCAGATGATCAGAAAAATGCATTACATGGCAGTGACACTTTTTCAGCGGCAGAGAGGGAAATAAGATTCTTTTTTGCAGACA GTGTAATAGAACCAGTCCAGACAGGCCAAGCTGCAAAAGATTACTTGTCTAAATCTGTAAATCCAACATTACTGAAAGGTCTGACAGAATTATGTAAACAGAAACCAATAGATCCCGTG atCTGGCTTGCAGATTGGTTGCTTGAAAATAATCCAAATAAACCAAAAGTTCGACAACTGGTGGAAGAACTATAA